The Ziziphus jujuba cultivar Dongzao chromosome 5, ASM3175591v1 genome segment AACTAGGTTCAACAGTAAACCCATGAattcataatacaaaaattaattaaagagcaAATCAAAAAGACAACATTTCCTCTGGTACGAGTTGCTCAATATAACCATAATCTCACATTCATCAAATGTAAAAGCTACCAGAAAAAgcccaaaatatcaaaattaaattcctGTAAATGCCTTCTTACCACCAGCAGAAGCTCCAGCTGGAATAACTTTCAACACATTAAACCTCACTGTCTTTGACAATGGCCTGcaatatagaaaaaatagaGCTACAATTGACCAAGTCCAAcataaaccaatttaaaatcgAACCTTGATATTCTTAACATAAAGTTAAATAGCTAGCACTGCAAAGATTAAGACCTAACCTGCACTGGCCAATGATGACATGGTCTCCCTCCTTCACACGGAAGCATGGTGAGATGTGTGCTGGAATGTTTGAATGCCTCTTCTCATATCTAAGAGTTAACATTTATCAATATCCAACAATAGCAAAAAAACAAAGCAGAGAACAAATTTATTACGTTATAAACCTTACCTTTGGTACTTTTTAACAAAATGAAGATAATTGCGTCGAACAATAATAGTCCTCACCATCTTAGCACTGTGGCATGTACCAGCTAAAATACGACCCCTAATGGAGACAGTGCCAGTGAAAGGGCATTTCTTATCAATATATGTCCCTACAATAGAGATGCACTTCTAATAAGatattactaaaatatcaacTACACCAAAAGCTCACAACCCAAAGATAGAACATAACTAAATACAAAATCCTTAATTTCTAAATCTTCCAAAGATACAGAAAACTACAGGTAAAAATGAAAATCTGTTGCAGCATAACATATAGATAGTACGGTAAACTTTCTAAACGTAATTATCATACCAAAAGCAATCGAAAAAAATAACAGAACAAAGAAACCAATTTGACATGACCACTGGTAAATCTACATAATCTAACATAATAAAAGTTTATAGTGCTGCAAGCATACTCGAGTGAATGAACAGCTATCAAACTAATTAAGCTAAATAACAAGCAGCATAACCCCTAAGAATTTTAAACCAATTTGACATGACCACTGGTAAATCTACATAATCTTAACATAATAAAAGTTTATAGTGCTGCAGGCATACTCGAGTGAATGAACAGCCATCAAACCAATTAAGCTAATTAACAAGCAGCATAACTCTTAAGAATTTCGAGAATTACTTTCGGTGGGGAGCCAATGAAATGCATTACCATGGCACCATCCTAAATGGACACACAACATCCATGTGAATCTCTTACAACAGACTATACAATTCAAAAAGAACATTAAAGTAGCTAactttagccaaaaaaataaaggttaATTAAGTGTTATGAGATGGGTGCGCTACACTATTCACAATATACAGGAACTGAAGAGGCCGTGTGGTAGCCCTGTGGTAAGAGGCACCAACAGCCCAGCCTATGAGCTGGGTTGGAGTCTCaccagcaatatatatatatatatatatatatgggaactGAAATCTTTTCTtctgtttaaaatatttatttcccCAGGATCTGTACATTATCTCATCGCAATTATTACCCAATATGATacatgaaagtaaacaaaaaagaaaaggttaaaaaaataagaaaaacagagATGCCTCGAGCAAGTAAATTTAAAggccaaaaacaatatatattaaaaatgatgaagaaaagaattaaaattcataAAGAATTAAGACCTTCGATAGCTTCTCTTGGTGTCTTAAACCCTAGGCCAATGCTCTTCCAGAACCTATTCCCTCCTTTTCCAGGTTTCCTCCCTTTCACAGACTTTTTCGAGCTGCAAAAATTTAGAGCTAATTCAAAAACAAGAAACGCACATGTCTAGGGCTTCAACAAGCTTAAGGAAGAAAAACCAGCTTCCTAGGATTCAAATCCTGAACAATTAATGCCTCGATTCCCGAATTTAATTTCCTCAGTTTCccaaagttttatttattaaccaaaaaatgGATGTAAAATGCACgcaattagaagaaaaataacacaATGAATGTATATTGTGTACCTAAGGAAAACCTTTGGCTGCTTCAAGAACGCCTTCTCCGTCTGAAACACAGAATACGAATAACTTCAGTAAAAAGCCATGTAGATCAGAATCTAATCATTCAGTGTGAGAGTcagttatagaaagaaaaaccTGTTCCGCCATTGTTAGGGTTTAGTGAGAGTCGTCGAAGCCGAAGACAGCCGCTAAGGGAGGCAATGAGCAAAAAAACCCTAACCAAGTGGAAAACAAGAGTTCCACCATAGGGAAGCTTATAAGGGTTGCCCTGTGAGTGAAATCACTAAATTACCCttcattaagtaaataaatttctTCATAATTGAATCAATCTGGAGCGTCCCTCTTTTCATGATTATTATCGCATTCCTTATTCACTGTTGATCGTCAGATCTAACAGTCCCAAGTCCCATTTTATACCGCAGGACCTCTGGACCCGTACACAAATTCTCACCAagtttagtttttctttttttttttttaacctgctCAACGCATCCTTTACAATGAACAAATTTTCCGTACTTCTGGATATGGGTGGACTCAATACGGATTGGCTcgattttatggattttttaaaatcgaattaattaatttggtttGGATTGAATAGATAACCGAATCGAACCGAATTTCATATGCAATTCAAAAACCGACCGAACCGACCATCTTTGATCGGTTTGGATCTCGTGTTGGGTTGGATTGGGTTCACAATTTGGATCTGGTTAGATTCGCAGATTGGACTGGTTTGGGCCTCGGctcaaattgtatatatttcgaattatgtatatttttgtatatttttagaccaaaattgtataaaatctttttaaaatcttttttatcatcaatttatattttaaattaggtatctttttcaagttattttctaaattaaataattttaacatacatccacctaaaacaaaaataccaaataagttaattattaaacatcaaacatattaaataatacaacataaaatcatacaactacaatacaaATCTACAACTATCACCTAATTATACAGCATacaccaacaaataaattctataataagtctacaaccattattagttacaaaataaaatacaacccatatttgaaatcttaaatttcaaaataaacttataattaaataaactaacaatccataaaaatgaaaattattctaaatattgttttcttccacATTCTCCATTCCATGAAAAGCCACCAGCAACCACAAGCTCAATAAGCCAATAAGCCATGCAAAACTCACTATAAGTCATattccattcatccttcaacaaccattaaaattacaaataaacattaaacattaaacattaaatgtaataaattagcaatcaataaacattaagtatattactaaaatattatctaacttaAAAGATAATTGATGATGTGGAATTAATAACAAACTTACCAAGCAATCATAGATTAATTAGGTGCAGGTAAACTTTGTTTTGTAACCCAAGAtgctcctaaacaaattaaaatatgctattaaattaattaataggttaaaaagaagttgtaaatattactaaaaaatttaaaaagctctaaaatagataataaaaataaaattacaaataataataaaaaaaattcttacccgattcaatagaatcataatatgCAACATCTTCAATTGGTATTTCAACTCTATAATCATACGTCATAGGCTTTGATTGCAACcaattttgagaacaaatcaaagcctccaccatttCTGGACCCAATAAACTTCGGAATGCATCAAGAATATGCCCTCTGGTACTAAAAGCAAATTCGGATGCTACTGTAGAAACTGGAATGGTGTATACATCTcttgcaatttgagataaaattcgatattttgtccaattatttttccaccaagctaaaatatcaaatttctcgcTCTCCACATCTTCAcatggatcaaacaaaaatttatcaatctcattctttatttccaatacatttttctccatttttcttgTCTTAAATTGTGATTCTCTCAAATGCCGACGATCATCTATGCTTCCATCATCCAATGAATCCATCATCATCCCACTTT includes the following:
- the LOC107421137 gene encoding small ribosomal subunit protein uS17; this encodes MAEQTEKAFLKQPKVFLSSKKSVKGRKPGKGGNRFWKSIGLGFKTPREAIEGTYIDKKCPFTGTVSIRGRILAGTCHSAKMVRTIIVRRNYLHFVKKYQRYEKRHSNIPAHISPCFRVKEGDHVIIGQCRPLSKTVRFNVLKVIPAGASAGGKKAFTGI